One window of Aerococcus tenax genomic DNA carries:
- the ptsP gene encoding phosphoenolpyruvate--protein phosphotransferase, whose translation MEKLKGIGASDGYAIAKAFLLEQPDLSFEEGKVEDADAEIDRLTKAIDDSRIEIAKIKVIAQERLSEEEAGVFDAHLQMLDDPEMIATYQQKVKDENLDAQTAVRQTADGFIAIFKAMEDNPYMQERAADIKDVTDRLIAHLIGAKIPNLSLIDEDAIVIAPDLTPSDTAQLNKYVKGFVTDIGGRTSHSAIMARSLEVAAVVGTTSASEAVSDGDLVIVDGFEGEVLINPDQATVDSYKDKAKAYQKQKLEWESLKDADSLTKDGKQFEIVANIGSPKDLPGVHENGAEGVGLYRTEFLYMDSDHFPTEEEQFEAYKEVLESLNGKNVVIRTMDIGGDKKLPYLPLPEELNPFLGYRAIRICLRETDMFRTQLRALLRASAYGKLSIMFPMVATLEEWRQAKALYEEERQKLIDEGVEVADNIQVGIMIEIPAAAVLADQFAKEVDFFSIGTNDLIQYTMAADRMNNNISYLYQPYNPAVLRLINYVIQASHKEGKWTGMCGEVAGDQTAIPLLVGMGLDEFSMSATSILKSRSLMARLDSKECEELAHKAMNEKTSSEEVAEMVHDYVSKLD comes from the coding sequence ATGGAAAAGTTGAAAGGAATTGGGGCTAGTGATGGTTACGCCATTGCTAAGGCCTTTCTTTTGGAACAACCTGACTTATCCTTTGAAGAAGGAAAAGTAGAAGATGCTGATGCGGAAATTGACCGCTTAACTAAGGCTATTGACGATAGTCGCATTGAGATCGCTAAGATTAAAGTGATTGCGCAAGAACGTCTATCTGAAGAAGAAGCAGGCGTTTTTGATGCGCATTTACAAATGCTAGATGACCCAGAAATGATTGCGACTTACCAACAAAAAGTCAAAGATGAAAATCTTGATGCTCAAACTGCTGTGCGCCAAACGGCTGATGGCTTTATTGCTATCTTTAAAGCCATGGAAGATAACCCATATATGCAAGAACGTGCAGCGGATATTAAAGATGTTACCGACCGCCTCATCGCACATTTAATCGGCGCCAAAATTCCTAACTTGAGTTTAATTGATGAGGATGCAATTGTTATTGCTCCTGATTTAACTCCGAGTGATACCGCACAATTAAACAAATATGTTAAAGGATTTGTTACTGATATTGGTGGACGGACATCCCACTCGGCAATTATGGCACGTAGCTTAGAAGTTGCCGCTGTTGTTGGGACCACTTCTGCTTCTGAAGCGGTTAGTGATGGTGACTTAGTCATTGTCGACGGTTTTGAAGGAGAAGTTTTAATTAATCCAGACCAAGCCACTGTTGATAGCTATAAGGACAAAGCTAAGGCTTATCAAAAACAAAAACTTGAATGGGAAAGCCTTAAAGATGCGGATTCTCTAACCAAAGATGGCAAACAATTTGAAATTGTTGCCAATATCGGTTCACCTAAAGACTTACCCGGTGTCCATGAAAATGGGGCTGAAGGTGTGGGACTTTATCGGACAGAATTCCTCTATATGGATTCAGACCACTTCCCAACTGAAGAAGAACAATTTGAAGCTTATAAGGAAGTTTTAGAATCTCTTAATGGTAAGAATGTGGTTATTCGGACTATGGATATTGGTGGAGATAAGAAACTCCCTTATTTACCCTTACCTGAAGAGCTAAATCCTTTCTTGGGTTACCGTGCTATCCGGATTTGCTTAAGAGAAACGGATATGTTCCGGACCCAATTACGGGCACTTCTACGTGCTTCCGCTTATGGAAAATTAAGCATTATGTTCCCAATGGTAGCCACTTTAGAAGAATGGCGTCAAGCCAAAGCCCTATATGAGGAAGAACGTCAAAAATTAATTGACGAGGGCGTTGAAGTCGCTGACAATATTCAAGTGGGGATTATGATTGAAATCCCAGCAGCCGCTGTTTTAGCTGATCAATTTGCCAAGGAAGTTGACTTCTTTAGTATTGGTACCAACGACTTGATCCAATACACCATGGCTGCTGACCGGATGAATAATAATATCTCTTACCTCTACCAACCATATAATCCAGCCGTGCTACGCCTGATTAACTATGTGATTCAAGCTAGTCACAAAGAAGGTAAATGGACCGGTATGTGTGGGGAAGTAGCTGGTGACCAAACTGCTATCCCACTACTTGTTGGTATGGGCTTAGATGAATTCTCTATGAGCGCAACTTCAATTCTTAAATCGCGTTCCTTAATGGCTCGCTTAGATTCTAAGGAGTGTGAAGAATTAGCTCACAAAGCCATGAATGAAAAGACCAGTTCAGAAGAAGTGGCCGAAATGGTTCATGACTATGTTTCTAAGTTAGACTAA
- a CDS encoding glycosyltransferase, translating to MKIGFFTDTYFPQTSGVASSIQTLKEELTKAGHQVYIFTTTDPKVKEDQAEEGIFRYESIPFLFFKERRVAVTTLRPIYKKAKELDLDIIHTHTEFTMGIFGVMVAHRLRLPIVHTYHTWYENYLHYILNGHLVPKAAVKSYTRYFCQLANTVIAPSQMIRQVLQEYGVERPIEVIPSGVRFTKQLAKADRQQLKDELGLADDQLVLITVNRIAQEKNLDSLIQQMAKLLELIPQARLLIVGDGPEKDHLMSLSQELKISHAVIFTGMVPHEEINGYYQIADIYVNLSVTETQGITFIEAIGNHLPIVAMKNDYLLNLNRTASIGKLLDQVDQFSQAVLSLAGSASENCQAFKRLEQEISAQTFYERVYALYTSLIRKQESQMEDDDTSFFEKISENIWPFQ from the coding sequence ATGAAGATCGGCTTTTTTACGGATACTTATTTTCCACAAACTAGTGGGGTGGCTAGCTCAATTCAGACCTTAAAAGAAGAATTGACCAAGGCCGGCCACCAAGTTTATATTTTCACCACGACAGATCCTAAGGTGAAAGAGGATCAAGCGGAAGAAGGAATATTTAGGTACGAATCCATTCCCTTTCTCTTTTTTAAAGAACGTCGGGTGGCGGTGACAACTTTGCGACCGATTTATAAGAAGGCCAAAGAATTAGATTTAGATATCATCCATACCCATACCGAGTTTACCATGGGGATTTTTGGCGTCATGGTGGCCCACCGTTTGCGTTTACCAATTGTGCATACTTATCACACCTGGTATGAAAATTACCTGCATTATATCTTAAATGGTCACTTAGTGCCTAAGGCGGCGGTTAAGTCCTATACCCGTTATTTTTGTCAATTAGCCAATACGGTTATTGCTCCTAGTCAAATGATCCGCCAAGTGTTACAGGAATACGGTGTTGAGCGCCCGATTGAAGTCATACCGTCCGGTGTCCGTTTCACAAAGCAATTAGCTAAGGCAGACCGCCAACAATTAAAGGATGAGCTGGGGCTTGCGGATGACCAGCTGGTTCTTATCACGGTTAACCGAATTGCCCAAGAGAAGAATTTAGATAGTTTAATTCAACAGATGGCCAAGCTTCTGGAACTTATCCCCCAGGCTCGACTACTGATAGTCGGTGATGGACCGGAAAAAGACCACCTAATGTCCCTTAGCCAAGAACTCAAGATAAGTCATGCAGTTATTTTTACTGGGATGGTTCCCCATGAAGAAATTAATGGCTATTATCAAATCGCTGATATTTATGTGAATTTATCCGTGACTGAGACCCAGGGAATTACTTTTATCGAGGCCATTGGCAATCATTTGCCCATTGTGGCTATGAAGAATGACTATTTACTTAACTTAAACCGGACAGCTTCGATTGGTAAATTACTTGACCAGGTTGACCAGTTCAGCCAGGCAGTACTTTCCTTAGCAGGATCAGCTTCTGAGAATTGCCAAGCCTTTAAGCGTTTAGAGCAGGAAATTTCTGCCCAGACTTTCTATGAACGGGTCTATGCCTTGTATACTTCTTTAATAAGAAAGCAAGAAAGTCAGATGGAAGATGACGATACTAGCTTTTTTGAGAAAATTTCCGAAAATATCTGGCCCTTTCAATAA
- a CDS encoding YkuJ family protein, producing the protein MQASQLKAIISRLEAMLEEGSDIEVRRFEKEGEERCMVRYDRESESFLLIEHGVDQTFQFDDIDLAAMEIYDLIQ; encoded by the coding sequence ATGCAAGCTTCACAACTAAAAGCGATTATTTCTCGACTTGAGGCCATGCTTGAAGAGGGATCAGATATTGAAGTGAGACGATTTGAAAAAGAGGGCGAGGAACGATGCATGGTGCGCTATGATCGTGAAAGTGAAAGCTTTCTATTAATCGAGCATGGGGTAGATCAAACTTTTCAATTTGATGATATCGACCTAGCCGCTATGGAGATTTATGACCTCATTCAATAA
- a CDS encoding Mur ligase family protein: MKKTLRKICRLLDERGQLKSPLLTSQASVQNLSYNSKAVSEGTLFFCKGAHFKPAYLEQAQALGAIAYVSEQDYGLDLPLIQVEDIRLAMPIIADFFYQAPYQAFHLTGITGTKGKTTTTFYLTKILDLYQKSLGKEPTAYLSSSSYYDGVDQGESHLTTPESLELFYRFNHVRESAIDFMTMEVSSQALKYHRVAEVPFEVGAFLNISTDHISPSEHPNFEDYFMSKLKLFDQSQLAVINLDADHIDRIYQRASDSKTVKEIVTVSTKDEQADYLAKNIVSGVDQQHFVLHAPDFEGEIRMKMLGRFNVENALVAIAIARYYQVPYEIIKKALQTAQTEGRMEVYHSTDKRIHAIVDFAHNKLSLEKLFEASRQMYPKAHSIVVFGSAGDKAISRRKDLGEVAAQYADEIILTMDDPGTESVEKICQEINQPIQAAKRQAKIIPNRPQAIDYAFQQAAAYDGEVVVLIAGKGDEDTMKINGVDQAYPTDRYYVKQALEEISKQ; encoded by the coding sequence ATGAAAAAGACATTAAGAAAGATATGTCGCCTACTTGATGAACGAGGGCAATTAAAGAGTCCGCTGCTAACGAGCCAGGCGTCAGTCCAAAACTTAAGTTACAATTCCAAAGCGGTTTCTGAAGGAACCCTATTCTTCTGCAAGGGAGCTCACTTTAAGCCTGCTTATTTAGAACAAGCCCAAGCTTTAGGGGCCATTGCCTATGTGAGTGAGCAGGACTATGGCCTGGATCTCCCCCTTATACAAGTGGAAGATATCCGTTTAGCCATGCCCATTATTGCGGATTTCTTTTACCAAGCCCCTTACCAAGCCTTTCACCTAACTGGGATTACGGGAACTAAGGGGAAGACAACGACTACCTTCTATTTAACTAAGATTCTTGATTTGTATCAGAAAAGCTTAGGAAAGGAGCCAACTGCCTATCTGTCTTCCTCAAGTTATTATGATGGAGTTGACCAAGGAGAATCTCACTTAACCACGCCCGAGTCCCTTGAACTTTTCTATCGCTTTAACCATGTCCGCGAGTCAGCAATCGACTTTATGACTATGGAAGTCTCCAGTCAAGCTCTTAAGTATCACCGGGTAGCAGAAGTTCCCTTTGAAGTTGGAGCTTTTCTGAATATTTCCACGGACCATATTTCACCAAGCGAGCATCCCAATTTTGAAGATTACTTCATGAGTAAGCTTAAGCTTTTTGATCAAAGTCAGTTGGCGGTGATTAACTTAGACGCTGACCATATCGATCGAATTTATCAAAGAGCAAGCGATTCGAAAACGGTCAAGGAAATTGTGACGGTTTCGACTAAGGATGAACAGGCCGATTATCTAGCTAAAAACATTGTGTCTGGGGTTGATCAACAACACTTTGTTTTACATGCGCCTGACTTTGAAGGAGAAATCCGGATGAAGATGCTGGGGCGGTTTAATGTAGAAAACGCCCTAGTCGCTATTGCGATTGCTCGCTACTACCAAGTTCCCTATGAAATCATAAAGAAAGCCTTACAAACAGCACAAACTGAAGGCCGGATGGAAGTCTATCATTCTACGGATAAACGCATCCATGCTATCGTTGACTTCGCCCACAATAAATTGAGCCTAGAAAAACTTTTTGAAGCCAGCCGTCAAATGTATCCTAAGGCCCATAGCATTGTGGTCTTTGGCTCTGCAGGGGACAAAGCAATATCTAGACGCAAGGATTTAGGGGAAGTCGCCGCCCAATATGCGGATGAAATTATTCTCACCATGGATGACCCTGGGACTGAATCAGTGGAAAAAATATGCCAAGAAATCAACCAACCCATTCAAGCGGCTAAGCGCCAGGCAAAAATTATCCCTAATCGTCCCCAAGCGATTGACTATGCTTTTCAACAAGCTGCTGCTTATGATGGAGAGGTCGTGGTCTTGATTGCTGGTAAGGGGGATGAAGATACCATGAAAATTAATGGTGTCGACCAAGCTTACCCAACCGATCGCTATTATGTGAAGCAGGCTTTAGAAGAAATATCCAAGCAATAG
- a CDS encoding homoserine dehydrogenase: MVSKKIAILGLGTVGQGVFRVLRDHQAKITSQLHHALEVKKIFVRSPEKVTEEFSSQAEIVTDYQEIVADPDIDIVVEVMGGIDFAKQCIEGALQAGKAVVTANKDLICEHGAALSQLAETKELDLRFEAAVAGGIPILNTLRNSFAGDEVTEILGILNGTSNFIISEMTENGSSYQEALAKAQKLGFAEADPSADVDGLDAGRKAVILAKMGFGISLNLDDVMIKGISDLNAVDIEIAKNLGYVIKSLAVLDHQGENFACEVQSFLLEKSHPLAMVKQEMNAVYTKSKAGGEMMFYGPGAGELPTGVAVVSDIIQVAKNQENDDYQVFANYRLDEKVHLSAQANYPYYYRLAIQDQSQGLKTLLGLLNQEGISINHLGNYQEGVLYILTSPGSYASHQAIAKQLESAQGVELLASYPIFNEEKED; the protein is encoded by the coding sequence ATGGTAAGTAAGAAGATAGCTATTTTAGGTTTAGGAACAGTTGGTCAGGGTGTATTCCGCGTTTTGCGCGATCATCAGGCCAAAATTACCAGCCAACTCCACCATGCCCTTGAAGTAAAAAAGATCTTTGTCAGAAGTCCCGAGAAAGTGACCGAAGAATTCTCAAGTCAGGCTGAAATCGTTACTGATTATCAGGAGATTGTTGCTGACCCTGACATTGATATTGTGGTTGAAGTTATGGGTGGCATAGATTTTGCCAAGCAATGTATTGAAGGCGCTCTTCAAGCAGGCAAAGCGGTGGTTACTGCCAATAAGGACCTTATTTGTGAACATGGAGCTGCCTTAAGTCAACTCGCTGAAACTAAGGAACTTGACTTACGCTTCGAGGCGGCGGTCGCTGGTGGCATCCCTATCTTAAACACCTTACGCAATAGTTTCGCTGGCGATGAAGTCACTGAAATATTAGGGATTCTAAACGGAACCTCTAACTTTATTATTAGTGAAATGACCGAAAATGGGTCTAGCTACCAAGAAGCCTTAGCTAAAGCTCAGAAACTTGGCTTTGCTGAAGCTGATCCTAGTGCCGATGTTGATGGCCTTGATGCTGGACGTAAGGCGGTTATCCTCGCCAAGATGGGCTTCGGTATTAGTCTCAATTTAGATGACGTGATGATCAAAGGGATTAGTGACTTAAATGCGGTGGATATAGAGATCGCTAAGAATTTAGGTTACGTGATTAAATCCTTGGCAGTCCTCGACCATCAAGGAGAAAATTTTGCCTGTGAAGTGCAAAGCTTTTTACTAGAAAAGTCACATCCATTAGCCATGGTTAAGCAAGAGATGAATGCTGTTTATACCAAGAGCAAGGCTGGGGGAGAAATGATGTTTTACGGTCCCGGAGCCGGCGAGTTGCCAACAGGGGTTGCTGTTGTGAGTGATATCATCCAAGTCGCTAAGAACCAGGAAAATGATGACTACCAAGTCTTTGCTAATTATCGTTTAGATGAAAAGGTCCACTTGTCTGCCCAAGCCAACTATCCTTATTACTATCGTTTAGCCATCCAGGACCAGAGTCAAGGCCTAAAGACCCTCCTCGGTCTTCTCAACCAAGAAGGAATCTCTATCAACCACTTAGGTAATTACCAAGAAGGAGTGTTGTATATTTTAACCAGTCCAGGAAGCTATGCTTCTCATCAAGCAATTGCTAAGCAGCTTGAAAGCGCTCAAGGAGTGGAATTATTGGCTTCCTATCCTATTTTTAATGAAGAGAAGGAGGACTAA
- the thrB gene encoding homoserine kinase, producing the protein MQRVIVPATSANLGPGFDSVGVAVDLYLRVDIIGPSQDWEIRHNLGDDVPTDENNLLIKTILDLAPQTPPQQLYMHSQIPITRGLGSSSSAIVAAIEIVDYLNQFQWSLSHKINLANKIEGHPDNIAPCLAGGLVIGVAIGSEEVIWSKEVFPNTRLIATVPHYQLSTKKAREVLPDRLSYADAVRANGMGNVLVSKLMEGNLDDAGRLMEQDYFHEPYRKSLVPELERVRQLLKGVPGVYGTYLSGAGPTVMTMVQASHSQEIKDLLEASLEEVSLYDLAIDDKGSRFEEVKTLDEFE; encoded by the coding sequence ATGCAGCGTGTTATAGTTCCTGCCACTTCAGCCAATTTAGGCCCAGGTTTTGACTCGGTCGGGGTGGCTGTCGACTTGTATTTGAGAGTAGATATTATCGGCCCTAGTCAAGATTGGGAGATTAGACATAACCTGGGGGATGATGTCCCGACTGATGAGAATAACCTATTGATAAAAACCATTCTTGATCTTGCCCCCCAAACACCGCCCCAACAATTATATATGCACAGTCAGATTCCCATCACACGTGGCCTAGGGAGCAGTTCCAGTGCCATTGTTGCTGCTATTGAAATTGTTGATTATCTCAATCAATTCCAGTGGTCACTTAGCCACAAAATCAATTTAGCCAATAAAATCGAAGGGCATCCTGATAATATTGCTCCTTGTTTAGCAGGCGGACTAGTGATTGGAGTGGCTATCGGTTCGGAAGAAGTGATTTGGTCTAAGGAAGTCTTTCCTAATACTCGCCTAATCGCAACCGTGCCTCATTATCAACTGTCGACCAAAAAAGCTCGCGAAGTCCTACCCGACCGCCTGTCATATGCTGATGCTGTTCGGGCCAATGGAATGGGAAATGTTCTAGTTTCCAAGTTAATGGAAGGTAATCTGGATGATGCGGGCCGATTAATGGAACAGGATTATTTCCACGAGCCTTATCGCAAGAGCTTAGTGCCTGAATTAGAACGAGTGCGTCAACTTTTAAAAGGTGTTCCTGGGGTCTATGGCACTTATCTAAGTGGAGCTGGGCCTACTGTAATGACCATGGTCCAGGCTTCTCATAGCCAAGAAATTAAGGACCTGCTGGAGGCTAGCCTTGAAGAGGTCAGCCTCTATGACCTTGCTATTGATGATAAGGGGAGTCGCTTTGAAGAAGTGAAAACCCTGGATGAGTTTGAATAA
- a CDS encoding YqeG family HAD IIIA-type phosphatase: MLTDYFLPTWLVDTIYSISPQALKSLSVKGIITDLDNTLIAWDFPDATQELIEWVKEMQENGIEVMILSNNNEQRVKHVADQLQVPYYSAAFKPFRKGIRHLLKISGLKEEEVIIIGDQLLTDIFVANRQGLRSVLVRPVTNSDSVVTRINRRIESFVFNGLKRRYSELKWRDRID; encoded by the coding sequence ATGCTCACAGACTACTTCCTACCGACCTGGTTGGTAGATACAATTTATTCCATTTCTCCCCAAGCCCTAAAGAGCTTGAGTGTGAAAGGGATAATAACTGATTTAGATAATACCTTAATTGCCTGGGATTTTCCGGATGCTACCCAGGAATTGATTGAATGGGTCAAAGAGATGCAAGAAAATGGCATTGAGGTCATGATTTTATCCAATAACAATGAACAGCGGGTAAAACATGTCGCAGATCAATTACAAGTTCCATACTATTCAGCAGCTTTTAAACCCTTTCGCAAGGGAATAAGACATTTATTGAAAATTTCCGGCTTAAAAGAAGAAGAAGTTATTATCATTGGCGACCAGCTATTGACTGATATTTTTGTGGCCAACCGGCAAGGCTTGCGCAGTGTCTTGGTCCGACCGGTGACCAACAGTGATAGTGTAGTCACGCGGATAAACCGTCGTATCGAAAGCTTTGTCTTTAATGGACTAAAAAGACGCTATTCAGAATTAAAGTGGAGGGATCGGATTGACTGA
- the yqeH gene encoding ribosome biogenesis GTPase YqeH, whose translation MTEEVLYCIGCGASLQTDQPKERGYTPKSAYDKGVESGELYCQRCFKLRHYNQLEKVQMTPAEFRQILHEISEDDALIVNVIDIFYVQSTIIPALERLVGNNDIVFVANKVDLLPSDVKSSKIEAWLKKYLKDQGFKARNVFLTSAVKNKAIDDLFSFIDQHRKGRNVYIVGVSNVGKSTLINSMLRAQGFSDSVITTSQFPGTTLDLIKIPFDEASDLIDTPGILKDSQMTTLLDYKSIEQILPQKRIKPRTFQLNPGQSLFLGGMARFDYLEGDKQGVTVYLSNQVDIHRRKTEGSDEFLAKHQGDLLTPPSASEVERFSDLVGQVYTIKEPCDLVIAGLGWLSIKKPGKVAIYAPKTVDIFQRKPLI comes from the coding sequence TTGACTGAGGAAGTCCTTTATTGTATTGGTTGTGGAGCGAGCTTGCAAACAGACCAGCCCAAGGAGCGAGGCTATACTCCAAAAAGTGCCTATGATAAGGGGGTAGAAAGTGGCGAGCTCTATTGCCAACGCTGTTTTAAATTGCGCCACTATAACCAATTAGAAAAAGTCCAAATGACCCCAGCAGAATTTAGGCAGATTTTACATGAGATCAGTGAGGACGATGCTTTAATCGTCAATGTCATTGATATTTTTTACGTACAGTCTACCATTATTCCGGCCTTAGAACGTTTAGTGGGAAATAATGATATTGTATTTGTAGCGAATAAAGTTGACCTGCTCCCTAGTGATGTCAAAAGCAGTAAAATTGAAGCCTGGCTGAAGAAATATTTAAAGGACCAAGGTTTTAAAGCTAGAAATGTCTTCCTAACCTCTGCCGTCAAAAATAAAGCCATAGATGATCTCTTTAGCTTTATTGACCAACACCGCAAGGGCCGCAATGTCTACATTGTCGGAGTAAGTAATGTGGGGAAATCGACCTTAATTAACAGTATGCTCAGGGCCCAAGGCTTTAGCGATAGTGTCATTACCACCAGTCAATTTCCAGGAACTACTCTAGATTTGATAAAAATTCCTTTTGATGAAGCGAGTGACTTAATTGACACGCCTGGTATTCTTAAGGACAGTCAAATGACCACTTTACTGGATTATAAGAGTATTGAGCAAATCCTCCCCCAAAAACGGATAAAGCCGAGAACCTTTCAATTAAATCCGGGTCAGAGTTTATTCCTAGGGGGAATGGCTCGCTTTGACTACTTAGAAGGAGACAAACAGGGGGTAACAGTTTACTTGAGTAATCAAGTGGACATTCACCGTCGGAAAACTGAAGGATCTGATGAATTCTTAGCCAAGCACCAAGGAGACTTACTCACTCCGCCAAGTGCCAGTGAAGTTGAGCGATTTTCCGATCTTGTTGGTCAGGTCTATACCATTAAGGAGCCATGTGATTTGGTTATTGCTGGCCTAGGTTGGCTAAGTATCAAAAAACCAGGAAAAGTAGCTATTTATGCACCTAAAACAGTCGATATTTTTCAAAGAAAACCACTTATTTAG
- the yhbY gene encoding ribosome assembly RNA-binding protein YhbY: MLINKQKKAIKKAAHHEKAILQIGKNGLKDELMEQIDQALEKRELVKISVLQNAGIETDQALEAIDQTLAPQFVYSIGHTIVLYRTSSEEKNQKLSKEIRALKNKGV; the protein is encoded by the coding sequence ATGCTAATTAATAAACAAAAAAAGGCAATCAAAAAAGCAGCTCATCATGAGAAGGCCATTTTGCAAATTGGAAAAAACGGTTTAAAAGATGAGTTAATGGAACAAATTGACCAAGCCCTAGAGAAGAGAGAGCTAGTTAAAATCTCGGTTTTACAAAATGCCGGGATTGAGACCGACCAAGCTCTTGAAGCCATTGACCAGACCCTAGCGCCTCAATTCGTTTATAGTATCGGACACACTATCGTCCTCTACCGGACTTCCTCAGAGGAAAAGAATCAAAAGCTATCGAAAGAAATTCGCGCCTTAAAAAATAAAGGAGTGTAA
- a CDS encoding nicotinate-nucleotide adenylyltransferase gives MAENRQRQGNYSCQVLEKSQESSSAKKRIGLLGGTFNPIHQGHLMVAEQVYEKLCLDRVDFMPSNLPPHAEHKETIAADKRLAMLDLAIQANDHFAIEKIELDRPGKSYTYDTMDILTTLHPDNEYYFIIGGDMVENLPKWYRVEELMQLCHFVGIQRPGYDMPSDYNIIYVDSPQIDISSSYIRQSVNKGSSIRYLLPEAVRDYIDKEGLYRD, from the coding sequence ATGGCTGAAAACAGGCAAAGACAAGGGAATTACAGCTGCCAAGTCCTTGAAAAATCCCAGGAAAGCAGTTCGGCAAAAAAAAGAATTGGTCTTTTAGGGGGAACCTTCAATCCCATTCACCAGGGGCATTTGATGGTGGCTGAACAGGTCTATGAAAAGTTATGCCTGGACCGCGTGGACTTTATGCCTAGCAATCTTCCGCCCCATGCCGAGCATAAGGAGACCATTGCTGCCGACAAACGTTTGGCCATGCTAGACCTTGCCATCCAAGCAAATGACCACTTTGCAATAGAAAAAATTGAGCTGGATCGTCCCGGTAAATCCTATACTTACGATACCATGGATATCTTGACTACTCTCCACCCTGACAATGAGTATTATTTTATTATCGGCGGTGACATGGTGGAAAACCTCCCCAAGTGGTACCGGGTTGAAGAATTAATGCAGCTTTGTCATTTTGTCGGGATCCAAAGACCTGGCTATGATATGCCGAGTGATTATAATATTATCTATGTCGATAGTCCTCAAATTGATATTTCTTCAAGCTATATACGTCAAAGCGTCAATAAGGGATCCAGCATCCGCTACTTATTGCCTGAAGCGGTCAGAGACTATATTGATAAGGAAGGGTTATATCGTGACTAA
- the yqeK gene encoding bis(5'-nucleosyl)-tetraphosphatase (symmetrical) YqeK yields MTKEISYSHKYIVASREDLIKALKNNLSKDRFEHCLRVESTAIELAQKYQLNWERAGIAGLLHDYAKEDSLATLKAYAHFPGFDAEWVNYGNAIWHGPLAAMKAVDEFGLHDLEIYYAIYKHTTGSIDWTDTAKLVFLADYMEPGRDFPGVDQARALTEQSLDLAVDYKIKQNLKHLLEKGQSIYPESLAVYNAWINKKGKSE; encoded by the coding sequence GTGACTAAAGAAATAAGTTATTCCCACAAATACATTGTGGCTAGTCGTGAAGACTTAATTAAGGCGTTAAAGAATAATTTATCAAAGGATCGTTTTGAACACTGTTTACGGGTGGAGTCCACCGCTATAGAACTCGCCCAAAAATATCAGTTGAATTGGGAGCGGGCAGGGATAGCTGGCTTGCTCCATGACTATGCTAAAGAAGACAGCCTAGCCACATTAAAGGCTTATGCTCATTTTCCTGGTTTTGATGCAGAGTGGGTGAACTATGGTAATGCGATCTGGCATGGGCCCCTAGCAGCGATGAAGGCTGTGGATGAATTTGGTCTCCACGATCTAGAAATTTATTATGCCATTTATAAGCACACCACTGGAAGTATTGACTGGACCGATACGGCTAAGTTAGTCTTTTTAGCAGACTACATGGAGCCAGGCCGCGACTTTCCTGGTGTGGATCAAGCTCGAGCTTTAACTGAGCAATCTCTCGATTTGGCAGTGGATTATAAAATTAAGCAAAACCTAAAACATCTGCTTGAAAAGGGACAAAGTATTTATCCTGAAAGTTTAGCGGTATATAATGCTTGGATTAATAAGAAAGGAAAGAGTGAATGA
- the rsfS gene encoding ribosome silencing factor has protein sequence MTNQLNRPLMELIVKAADDRLGQDIVALEVNQLTPLADYFVIVSAKNDRQVNAIVESIAEAVEAADYTVKGIEGKDGHAWVLIDCVDVIVHVFNKEVRSHYNIEKLWNDAPLVNLTALLENDDED, from the coding sequence ATGACTAATCAATTAAATCGTCCGTTAATGGAGCTTATTGTAAAGGCAGCTGATGATCGTTTAGGGCAAGACATTGTCGCTTTAGAAGTTAACCAATTGACCCCGCTGGCTGATTATTTCGTTATTGTTAGCGCTAAAAATGACCGACAAGTCAATGCCATTGTGGAAAGTATTGCGGAAGCTGTTGAAGCAGCAGACTATACGGTTAAAGGCATTGAAGGGAAAGACGGCCATGCTTGGGTATTAATTGACTGTGTGGATGTCATTGTCCATGTCTTTAATAAAGAAGTGCGTAGTCATTATAATATTGAGAAATTGTGGAATGATGCGCCATTGGTCAATTTAACGGCTTTATTGGAAAATGATGATGAAGACTAA